The segment CGAGCGCTCCACCTCGGCCGTGAAGTCCACGTGGCCGGGGGTGTCGATGATGTTGATGCGGTGCTTGATGCCTTCGCGCGGGCCTTGCTTCGTCGTCCACTCGGAGGAAACAGCAGCGGCGGTGATGGTGATACCGCGTTCGCGCTCTTGCTCCATCCAGTCGGTGGTGGCGGCACCTTCGTGCACTTCACCGATCTTGTGGATCTTGCCGGAGTAATAAAGGATACGCTCGGTCGTGGTCGTCTTACCGGCGTCGATGTGGGCAGCGATACCGAAGTTACGCTGAAACTCGAGCGGGTATTGGCGCTCCTTCGCGTTGGCGGGCGAAAGTTTGGTCGGGTCGATGGTCGCAGACATGGTTTCTGGCGGTTTTTGCTGGCGAGTTGGCGGTGTGAGAAGGGTCTCGGAAGTCAACCCTACTACCAGCGCAGGTGGGCGAACGCGCGATTGGCCTGGGCCATCTTGTGCGTGTCGTCCTTCTTCTTCACCACGGTGCCGGTGTTGTTGTAGGCGTCGATGAGTTCAGCGGCCAGGTTTTCGCGCATCGGGCCACGGCGGCTGCGAGCAGCGTCCACGAGCCAACGCAGCGCAAGGCTGGTCTGGCGTTCGAAAGAGATTTCCAGCGGCACCTGATAGGTAGCACCACCCACGCGGCGGCTTTTGACCTCCAGCTTGGGGCGGATGTTTTCCAGGGCACCCAACATGAGGTCCACAGGGTCACCCTTTTGCAGCTCTTCACTCACACGCTCGAAAGCGCCGTAAACGATTTTGAGCGCGACGGACTTCTTGCCGTCGAGCATGGTGACGTTGATCAACTGGCTGACGAGCGGGCTGTTGTAGCGCGGGTCAGGAATGAGTTCGCGTTTTTCGGCGCGGCGACGACGTGACATGGGTTCGTTCGGTAGTACCTCGAAAGGGTGGGTTACTTCTTCTTGCCCTTGGTGGCCGGAGCGGCACCGGGCTTGGGACGCTTGACGCCGTACTTGGAACGGCTACGACGGCGGCTATCGACGCCCGTGCAGTCGAGCGTGCCGCGAACAATGTGATAGCGAACACCGGGCAAGTCCTTCACACGGCCACCGCGGACCAACACGACACTGTGCTCCTGCAGGCTGTGACCTTCATCGGGAATATAGGCGATCACTTCGTAGCCGGAGGTCAGGCGAACCTTCGCCACCTTGCGGATAGCGGAGTTCGGCTTCTTGGGGGTGCGGGTCATCACCTGGGTGCAGACGCCACGACGGAAGGGGCAAGACTTCAGTGCGGGGCTCTTGCTCTTCTCCTTCTGCAAGACGCGCGGCTTGCGGACGAGTTGGTTAATGGTGGGCATGTGTTACCTAAAGGGTGTTAGAAAGGAAAAGCGGTAAAACTACAGTACTCACGGTGGTCAGCAAGTACTTTCTTGGGCGAATCAAGCTTAAATAGAATAAAAACCGCGCCCGCCGCAGTTTGGCAGCGGGCGCGGCTCCTGAAAGCCTGGTAAAAGGAAGAGGGCCTAGATGACGTCCTCTTCGGGGATGGCCGCGCCGATCGTGTTGATCTTGAGGCGGCGGTAACGCGGCAGGCCGGTGCCGGCCGGGATGAGGTGACCCATGATCACGTTCTCCTTGAAGCCTTCGAGCTTGTCGATCTTGCCAAGCGTGGCGGCTTCGGTGAGGACGCGGGTGGTCTCCTGGAAGGAAGCGGCGGAGATGAACGACTCGGTCTCGACGGAGGCCTTGGTGATGCCGAGCATGATCGGCTCGCCTTCGGCGGGCTGACCACCGGCCTCTTCGAGGCGACGGTTTTCGTCGAGGAACGTCTCGCGATCGATCTGCTCGCCCCAGAAGAAGTCGCCGTCACCCGGATCGGTGATGCGGACCTTGCGGAGCATCTGGCTGATGATCAGCTCGATGTGCTTGTCGTTAATCGTCACACCCTGCATGCGGTAGACCTTTTGGATCTCGCTGAGGATGTATTCCTGCACGGCGGACGGCCCGAGAATCTCGAGGATTTCGTGCGGGTCGGCCGCGCCTTCGGTAATATGCTGGCCCTTGCGCACGATGTCGCCCGGTTGCACGATGATGTGCTTGCCGTGCGGGATGAGGTGTTCCTCTTCCTGCCCGGTTTCCTGGTCGGTCACCATCAGGCGCTTCTTGCCGCGGACGCTGCCTCCCATGGAGACAATGCCTTCGATCTTGGCCATTTCGGCGGCTTCCTTCGGGCGGCGGGCTTCGAAGAGCTCGGCCACACGGGGCAGACCACCGGTAATGTCCTGCGTCTTGGACGCCTGGCGAGGCGTCTTGGCGAGGAGCGAACCGGCCGCGATTTCGTCGCCTTCATTGACGGACACGGTAGCACCGGTCGGAATGGCGTAGGTCGCGAGCAGCTTGCCGTTGGCGTCCACCACTTCGACTTGCGGGCTGAGGTCTTCGCGGTGTTCGACCACCATGGTGGCGATACGGCCGCTGGAGGGGTCGACGTCGCGCTTGACCGTCACGCCCGGGATCATGTCGCGGAAGCGGACGAGACCTTCCTTTTCGGAAAGAATCGGCACGTTGAACGGGTCCCACTGGACGAGGGTCGCGCCGCTTTCAATGCGGTCGCCATCGTTGATGCCGAGCACAGCACCGGCCGGAATGTTGTAGTTTTCCAGCTCGCGGTCCTTCTCGTCCACGATCGTCACCTGACCGGTCTTGTTGAGCACCACGAGGGCGGCGCCGTTGTTCACCTCGACGAGGCGCAGGCCGGAGAAACGGACGATACCGGAGTGGCGCACGCGGATCTCGGCGGATTGCGAAAGCGCGGAGGCGATACCACCGATGTGGAAGGTACGCATCGTCAGCTGCGTGCCGGGCTCACCGATCGACTGAGCCGCAATGATACCGACGGCGGTGCCGACTTCGACCACGGCGTTGGTCGCCGGGTTGATGCCGTAGGCCTTGGCCGAGAGGCGGTTCTTGCGGGAGTGGGTGAGCGGCGACATGATCTTGACGCGCTCGATGCCCATTTCCTCGATGCGGCGGGCCATCGGGGCGGTGATCAGCTGGCCGCTGGCGGCGAGCAGCTCGTCCGGGTTGAGCGGGTTGGGAATGTCGTTGCTGGAGCAGCGGCCGGTGATACGGTCGCGCAGCGGCACGATTTCGTCGTCGCCCTCATAGATGGCGTGCTTCCAGATGCCGTCGCGGTTACCGCAGTCGCCTTCGGTGATGATGATGTCCATCGCCACGTCGCAAAGCTTACGGGTCAGGTAACCGGCGTCGGCCGTCTTCAGCGCGGTGTCGGCCAGACCCTTACGGGCGCCGTGGGTCGAGATGAAGTACTCGAGCACCGTGAGGCCTTCGCGGAAGGACGACAGAATCGGGCGTTCGATGATTTCGCCGGAGGGCTTGGCCATCAAACCACGGGTACCGCACAGCTGGCGGACCTGTTGCTTGTTACCCCGCGCGCCGGAATCCATCATAAGGAACACCGGGTTGACTTCCTTCTTGCCGTTGTTGCGGTTCAATTGATCGAACACCGCCTTGGCAATTTCGTCGGTCGCACCCGTCCAGATGTCGATCACCTTGTTGTAGCGCTCGCCTCCGGTGATGATACCGCGGCGGTATTGCTCGGCCACCTCGGCGATGCGATCGCGCGCACGCTTCACGATGTCGGGCTTTTCCGGCGGGATGATCATGTCTTCCATGCCGATGGAGATACCGGCGATGGTGGCGATGCGGAAGCCGAGCTCCTTGAGGCGGTCGAGCAGCAGGATCGACTCTTCCTTGCCAGCATGCTGGTAGGTGTCGTTGATCAGGCTACCGAGCTTCTTCTTCGGCACGGCAAAGTTGATGAAGCCGAGGATCTCCGGCCAGATGGTGCTGAAGAGCACGCGGCCAGGAGTCGTGACGATGACCTTCTTGTCCTTCTTGCCGTGCACGGTGTCGCGACCGTAGTCCGGGTTCTTCATCCGGATCCAGTCGTGCTTGAACACCACGCCGTCGGCCTCCGCGAGCAACACTTCGGTCGCGTCGTTGAAGAGGGGCAGCTTGCTCTCGTCTTCCGGCTCGAAGCGGGGCTCCAGCGTGAGGTAGTACGAGCCGAGCACGACGTCCTGCGACGGCGTGAGGATCGGGTCACCGCTGGAGGGCGAGAAGATGTTGTTGGTCGAGAGCATGAGCAGCTTCGCCTCGAGGATGGCCTCGAGCGAGAGCGGCACGTGCACGGCCATCTGGTCACCGTCGAAGTCCGCGTTGTAAGGCGAGCAAACGAGCGGGTGCAGGCGGATGGCGTCACCCTCGATCAGGGTGGGCTCGAAGGCCTGGATGGAAAGGCGGTGGAGCGTTGGCGCGCGGTTGAGCAGCACCGGGTGGCCCTTCGTCACTTCTTCCAGGATGTCCCACACTTCGGGGCTGCGCTTTTCGATCATCTTGCGCGCGCCACGTACGGTGTGGACGAAGCCCAGCTCCTTGAGGCGGCGGATGATGAACGGCTCGAACAGCACGAGCGCCATCTTCTTGGGCAGACCGCACTGGTGGAGCTTCAGGTCCGGACCGATCACGATCACGGAACGGCCGGAGTAGTCCACGCGCTTACCGAGCAGGTTTTGACGGAAGCGGCCCTGCTTGCCCTTCAGCATGTCGCTGAGAGACTTGAGGGGGCGATTGCCGGCACCGGTGACGGCGCGGCCGTGGCGTCCATTGTCGAAGAGCGCGTCCACAGACTCCTGCAGCATGCGCTTTTCGTTATGGATGATCACGTCCGGCGTCTTCAGCATCAAGAGGTTCTTGAGGCGGTTGTTCCGGTTGATGACGCGGCGGTAAAGGTCGTTGAGGTCGGAGGTGGCGAAGCGGCCGCCTTCCAGCGGGACGAGCGGGCGCAGGTCCGGCGGGATCACGGGCAGCACTTCGAGCACCATCCACTCGGGGCGGCTCTCGGACTGGATGAAGCCTTGCAGCACCTTGAGGCGCTTGGAGAGCTTCTTCTTGATCTGCTTCGAGCGGGTGTTGCCCATTTGCTCGTAGAGCAGGTCGACTTCGGCCTGCATGTCGAGGCGTTCGAGCACCTTGCGCAGCGCGCCGGCACCCATCTCGGCCTCGAAAGCGTCTTCGCCATACTCGTCGACGGCGGCCTGGTAGTCCTGCTCGCTCAGCAGCTGCTTCTCTTCCAGCGGCGTCTTGCCCGGATCCGTTACGATGTAGTTTTCGTAATAGATCACGCGCTCGAGGTTACGCGCGGTCAAGTCGAGCAGGAGGCCGAGGCGGCTCGGCATGCTCTTGAGGAACCAGATGTGGGAGCAAGGCACGGCGAGCTCGATGTGGCCCATGCGCTCGCGGCGCACGCGGCTGATCGTGACTTCGACACCGCAACGGTCGCAAATGACACCCTTGTACTTGATGCGCTTGTACTTACCGCAGGCGCACTCGTAGTCCCGCACCGGCCCGAAGATGCGCTGGCAGAAGAGGCCGCCGGGCTCAGGCTTGAAAGTGCGGTAGTTGATCGTTTCCGGGTTCTTCACCTCGCCGCGCGACCACTGGCGGATCGTGTCGGGCGAAGCGATGCTGATGCTGACCTGGTCGAACGACTGGTCCTTCTCGAAGCCGAGAAGGTCGCGGATCTCGCGATTCTGAATTTCGTCGGTCGTGGAACTCATGGCGTGGAGGGGGTGCGGATAGGCGCGAAGTTTAGGCTCCGAAAGCGGAGGCCAGCGGGTCCTGGTTACCCAGGCGGACGTCGAGGCACAGGCTCTGCATTTCCTTCATCAACACGTTGAAGGACTGCGGCGTGCCGGCTTGGAGGCTGTTGTCGCCCTTGACCAATTGCTCGTAAATCTTGGTACGGCCCTGCACGTCGTCGGACTTGACGGTGAGCAGTTCCTGCAGCGTGTAAGCGGCACCATAGGCCTCGAGCGCCCACACTTCCATTTCCCCGAAGCGCTGGCCGCCGTATTGGGCCTTACCGCCGAGGGGTTGCTGGGTGATGAGGCTGTAGGGGCCAACCGCGCGGGCGTGGATCTTGTCCGCCACAAGGTGGTTCAGCTTCAGCATGTAGGTGTAGCCCACGACCACCGCCTGGTCGAGGCGGTTACCGGTGCGACCGTCAACCAGGAAGCTCTTACCCGTTTCAGGCAGCTTGGCCTGGCGCAGGTAGTCCTTGATCTTGGCTTCCGGGATACCGTCGAACACCGGGGTGGCGATCTTGATGCCGAGGCGCTTACAGGCAAAGCCCAAGTGGCACTCGAGCACCTGGCCCACGTTCATCCGCGAAGGCACGCCCAGCGGATTGAGGCAGATGTCGACCGAAGTGCCATCTTCGAGGTAGGGCATGTCTTCGATCGGGACGATCTTGGCCACAACGCCCTTGTTACCGTGGCGACCGGCCATCTTGTCACCCACCTGGATCTTGCGCTTGGTGGCGACGTAGACCTTCACGTTCTTGATCGTGCCGGATTCGACGTCGTTGCCCGATTCAACCTGGTCGACCTTGCGCTGCTGCTCCTCATCGAGCTCATCGAACTTGCTCTTGAAGCTCTCGATGATCTCCATGATCTTGATGCGCACCGGCGACGGGTCGATGTCGATCGACTTGTAGACGGCGGCGAGGCGGCGCAGCAAGGTCTTCGTGATCTTGCGGTTGGCGGGGATGATGACTTCGCCGGACTCGCTGTTCACGACGTCGAGCGGAATCTTTTCACCCAAAAGGATGTTGGAAAGGCTTTCCGTGAGGCTTTCGCGGAGCTTGTCGCCCTGCGCACGGTATTCCTCGTTGATCTTCTTGATCTGACGGCGGCGGTCGGAAGCGGAGAGCTTTTCGGGCTCGCCGTCGACGCGGCTGGAGACCTTGACGTCCATCACGATGCCGTAGGTACCGGAGGGGACGAGCAGCGAGGTGTCCTTCACGTCCGCAGCCTTTTCGCCGAAGATCGCGCGCAGCAGCTTCTCTTCCGGGGCCAGCTCGGTCTCGCTCTTGGGCGTGATCTTGCCGACCAGGATGTCACCCGGCTTCACCTCGGCACCGACGCGGATAACGCCGTCGTGGCTGAGGTTCTTGAGGGCTTCTTCACCCACGTTCGGGATGTCGCGCGTGATTTCTTCCGGCCCGAGCTTGGTGTCGCGAGCGGTCACTTCAAACTCCTCGATGTGGATCGAGGTGTAGACGTCGTCGGCGAGCAGGCGCTCGGAGATCAGGATCGCGTCTTCGAAGTTGTAACCATTCCACGGCATGTAGGCCACGAGCACGTTCTTGCCGATCGCGAGGTCGCCCTTGTCGGTCGAAGCGCCGTCGGCGAGCAGGTCGCCTTCCTTCACTTCCTGGCCGCTGAGCACGCGGGGCTTCTGGTTGAAGCAGGTGCCGGCGTTGGAGCGGAGGAACTTGCGCAGCTCGTAAACCCAGATGCCGTTCTTCGGGTCGCTCTTCGGGCGCTTGCCCAGCTTGGGGGCCGTGCCATCGCGCGTCACCACAATGCGGCGGGCGTCGACGCTGGCCACGATGCCGGGGGCTTCCGCAATCGTCACCGTCTTGGAGTCGCGGGCCACACGGCCTTCGATCCCGGTGCCGACAAGCGGGGCTTCCGTCTGGAGCAGCGGCACACCTTGGCGCTGCATGTTCGAGCCCATCAACGCGCGATTGGCGTCGTCGTGCTCGAGGAACGGGATCAGGCCGGCCGCGACCGAAACCACCTGCTTGGGCGAAACGTCCATCAGGTCGACTTCGGAGGGATCGACTTCGAGGAAGTCGTCACCACGGCGAGCGGTCACACGGCCCACGAAGTGGCGGCCTTCGACCCGGGCATTGGCCTGGGCGATGGTCTTGCCTTCTTCGAGGTCGGCATTGAGGTAGACGATTTCGTCGGAAACCTCGCCGCCCTTCACCACACGATACGGAGCTTCGATGAAGCCGAACTCGTTGACGCGGGAGTAAATGGAAAGGCTGTTGATCAGACCGATGTTCGGACCTTCCGGCGTCTCAATCGGGCAGATACGGCCATAGTGCGAGGGGTGCACGTCGCGCACTTCGAAGCCCGCACGCTCACGGTTCAAACCACCGGGCCCGAGGGCGGAGAGGCGGCGCTTGTGCGTCACTTCCGCGAGCGGGTTGATCTGGTCCATGAACTGGCTGAGCTGGCTGCGTGCGAAGAAGTCGCGGATCACCGTGCTCAGGGCCTTCGGGTTGATCAGCTTGCCCGGGGTGATCGAATCCACGGATTGATCATACAGGGTCATGCGCTCCTTGACGGTGCGCTCCGTCCGGGCCAGGCCGATCCGGCACTGATTCATCAAAAGCTCACCCACCGTGCGGACGCGGCGGCTGCCGAGGTGGTCGATATCGTCGACGACGCCCTCGCCCTTCTTCAGCTTCACGAGGTACTTGGTCGCGGCCACGATGTCTTCGACATTGATCGTGCGCACGTCCAGATCGGTCGTCAGCGTCAGCTTCTGGTTGATCTTGTAGCGACCCACGCGCCCGAGGTCGTAGCGCTTCGGGTCCATGAAGAGGCGCTTGAGCAGGGCACGGGCATTGGCCGTGGTCGGCGGTTCGCCGGGGCGCAGGCGCTTGTAAATATCCTTGAGGGCCTCGTCTTCGTTACGCGTCGGGTCCTTCTTGAGGCAGCGGATGATCGCGCCGTCGTCGATAGTCGTGTCGATCACGCGCACAGTGTCGATGCCGGCGGCTTCGATGCTGCGGACGATCGTCTTGGTCAGCGGCTCGAACGCGCGGGCGAGCACGGCGCCCTTCTCGGCGTCGACGAGGTCTTCGACCAGCACGAGGCGGGACACGCTGTCCATCGCCAAGGCTTCCGTCACATTCAGCTCCTCGATATCGTAGAAGAAATTGAGGATCTCGTAGTCGCTGCCATAGCCCATCGCACGCAACAGCGTAGTGATGAGAAACTTGCGGCGGCGACGGCGGCGGTCGAGGTAGACGTAGAGCAGGTCGTTCTGGTCGAACTGCGTCTCCAGCCAGGTGCCGCGGTCGGGGATGATGCGGAAGCTGTGCAGGCTCTTGCCGCTGGTGTGCGGTGCCACTTCGAAGGCAATGCCAGGGGAGCGGTGGAGCTGGGAGACGATGACGCGCTCGGCGCCGTTGATGATGAACGAGCCGCGCTCGGTGATCATGGGCAGCTCGCCCATGTAAATTTCTTCGTCCTTGATCGCCTCTTCTTCGCGCAGGCGGAGCTTGACGTAGAGGGAAGTCGAGAAGCTGACGCCTTCGCGGATCGCTTCCATCTCCGTCATCTTCGGCGGGGTGACGTTGTAAGAAACGTACTCGAGGCTGCAACGGCCGTCGTAGCTCTCAATCGGGAAGACTTCCCGTAAAACGGCTTCCAAACCGACGTGCTGGCGTTGAGCCACAGGCAGCTCTGCCTGCAGGAACTCCTTGAACGAGTTGGCCTGAATCTGGATCAGGTTCGGAGGAGAGATGACCTCTTTCAGTTTCCCGAAGTTGATGCGGTCGGACATGGCGATACGTTGGAGGTGTGGAGGATGGGCGGCCCCACTAAGGCCAGAGCATGGTCGAGGCGGCACAAAGGCGGCTCAATCAGGCGTTGGCATCCGGCGGGGTTGTGGCTCCCTTAGGCAGGGATCCTTGGGTAAGAACAAATGAAGACAGGCAGGCCAGACGACTCGACTGGTGCGAGCCGCCTGGCTGCCTGGGAAATAAACTGGAACGCAGAAACGTCGATTTGCGTTACTTGATTTTGACGGTAGCGCCGGCAGCTTCGAGCTGCTTCTTGATGGCTTCCGCGTCTTCCTTGGTCGCGCCTTCCTTGACGGGCTTCGGAGCGCCTTCGACCAGGTCCTTGGCTTCCTTGAGGCCCAGGCCGGTGATGGCACGAACTTCCTTAATGACGTTGATCTTCTTGTCGCCAGCGGACTCGAGGATCACGTCAAATTCGGTTTGTTCTTCCTTCTCCTCGGCAGCGGCCGGGGCGGCGGCACCAGCGGCGGCGACGGCGACAGGAGCGGCGGCGGAAACGCCCCACTTTTCTTCGAGCTCCTTGACGAGCTTGGTGGCTTCAAGAATGGTGAGGTTGCTCAACCATTCGACGACTTGTTCGGAGGTGATGTCGGACATTGGATTTCCTTCTGGTCCCTTGGCGCCCGTTAGGGCAATTACGAGGTCGCGCCTCCCAATGGGTCCAATTGTTGGAGTTACTTAACGTTTTTTGGCTTCAGGAAGCCTGAAGATGTTCAAAAATGGTATAAAGAGCCCGGGGCCTAGGCCTGGGCGCCACCCTTTTCCTCGAGATCGCGCTTGCGGGCGTCGATGATGGTGACGAACTGCTGGCCGGGGGCGTTGAGCAGGCGCACCAGCGAGGTGGCGGGGGTGTTGATGAGGGCGAGCAGTTGGGCGCGGACGCCTTCGATCGTGGGCAGGTCCTTCAGGTTGCTGAAGTCGGCAGCGGAGACGAGGTTCTTGGACAGAACGGCGCCCTTGATGACGAGCTTCTTCGAATCCTTCTGGAACTTTTCGACGGCGGTCGCGACGGCGGGGATCTTCTCGCCACCGAAGATGAGGCCGGTGTGGCCGTTGAGCCACTCGCCCATTTCGGGGTATTCGCGTTCGCCGGCGGCGCGGCGGAAAATGCTGTTCTTGACGACGTGGAATTCCGCATCGACGGCAGCCAGGCGCTTGCGCAGTTCTTCGGTATCCGCAACCGTCAGGCCCGTGAAGTCGACCAGAAACAGGTAGTCCGAACGATCCAGGTAGCTGAGGACCTCTTCGACGAGGTATTGCTTTTCAGATTGCATGGCGTGTTCTCGGTTCGGCGGTTAGTAGGAGGCGAAGAGGCTCTGGTCGAGCTTGACGCCAGGGGTCATGGTGCCGGAGATGGTCATCGACTTGATGTAGCGCTGGCCCTTGAGGCCGTCCGGGCGCAGCTTGCCGATGGCGTCGATCACGGTCTTGATGTTTTCTTCGAGCTGCTCGCCGGTAAAGGAGCGCTTGCCGACGATGACGCCGATGTTGGCGGTCTTGTCCATCTTGAACTCGACGCGGCCCCCACCCTTCACAGCCTTCACGGCTGCGGCGGTGTCATCGGTCACGGTGCCGCTCTTGGGGTTCGGCATCAAGCCACGCGGGCCGAGCACGCGGGCGACGCGGCGAACTTCCTTCATCGCAGCAGGGGTGGCGATGGCGACGTCAAAATCCGTCCAGCCGTCTTCGACGCGCTTGAGCAGGTCTTCGAGGCCAGCTTCGTCGGCGCCGGCTTCCTTGGCTACGTCGGGGATTTCGGTAAAGACGATCACGCGGACCTTCTTGCCGGAACCGTTGGGCAGGTTGACCACGCCGCGGACCATTTGATTGGACTGGCGGGGGTCGACACCGAGGTGGCAGGAAAGCTCGACCGTTTCATCGAACTTGGCTTTGGGGAAGCTGGCGAGCGTCTTGAGGGCTTCGTCCAACTGATAGGTGCGCAACCGGTCCACTTGCTTGGTGGCGGCGGCGTAGCGTTTTGCGATAGCGGGCATATCTTCAACTCCCTCCGTGGAGGTTCAGTCGTTGCAGGGTTAAAACTTAGTCGACAACTTCGATGCCCATCGAGCGGGCGGTGCCTTCGATGATGCGCTGGGCGGCTTCAGGGCTCTTGGCGCTGAGGTCTTCCTTCTTGATCTCGCAGATCTCCTTGATCTGGGCGCGCGTGACAGTACCAACCTTGGTCTTGTTGGGCACGCCGGAGCCGCTGGCGATACCGGCCTTCTTCTTGAGGAGGACGGCCGCGGGCGGGCTCTTGAGGATGAAGGTGAAGGAGCGGTCCTGATAGACGGTGATGACCACCGGCAGGATCATGCCCGCTTGATCCTTCGTGCGGGCGTTGAACTCCTTACAGAAGCCCATGATGTTCACGCCGGCGGCACCCAGAGCCGGACCGACGGGCGGAGCCGGATTGGCAGCGCCGGCGGGCAGTTGCAACTTGATGAGACCGGTGACTTTCTTGGCCATGATGGAAAGGTATTAAAGCGTAAATGGGGATTGAGCGCCTAGTCTTCTTCGGTGACGCGCTCGACTTGCCAGTACTCGAGGGTAACGGGCGTGAAGCGGCCAAAAATGGATACGGAGACCTTGAGCTGGCCGGCTTCGGGGTTGATTTCGTCGATGCGGCCCGTGAGGTTGACGAAGGGACCGTCGGTAATCTTGACCTCTTCGCCGAGCTCGTATTGCACCTTGGGCACTTCCTTGCCTTCGGACTCGGCAACCTTCTGGAGGATGCCTTCGATTTCGTCCTGCTTGAGTGCGGCGGGGCGTTGGCCTCCAGCAAACCCGATCACGCCGTCTGCCCCGTTGATGTAGTACCACACTTTTTGCACCAGGCGGTCGTCCTCGTCGTAGAGGCGGCAGTGCAGGAAGATGTAGTTGGGGTAGAGCTTGCGCTGGCGTTGGGTCTTCTTGCCTTGCTTGACTTCCGAGACCGTTTCGCTGGGCACGAGGACTTCGAAGATGTAGTCGTCGAGCTCGTACTCGCTGATGTAGCGGTCGATGTAACGCTTCGCCGTCATCTCCTTGTTGGAGAGCGTCTGCACCACATACCACTTACCCTCACGTTGGGGGTTCGCCGTGGGCCCGGAGGCGTTTTCGGAATCAAAGGACATGGAAACAACAAGAGCGCGGGGGCTTTTACAGCCTACCCGCGCACCAACTTGGTAAAGAGTTCGACAAACCCGTAGACGCTGAAATCCGCGAGGGCGACGAAGATGCCCAGCAGGACCGTGGCAATGAAGACGACGATCGTGCTGTCGCGCAGCTCGCTCCCGGTCGGCCAGACAGACTTGCGCAGCTCCGCAGATGTCTCGGAGAGGAAGATGCCGAAGCGTCGGAAAGGATTGCTCATGGGAATGGGTGAAGAAAATGCCGCAAAGGCAGCTGAGTCAGGTCACGTTTACCTGAAAAGAAAATGTCCTGACTGAGGTGCCACTACGAAAAGTGGCAGGGCAGGAGGGACTCGAACCCCCAACCAATGGTTTTGGAGACCACTACTCTACCAATTGAGCTACTACCCTGTAAAAAAGAGGCGGAAGCCGGAGATCCTTAGTCAAGATCTCCGGCAACGCCAGTAAAAAATCCGAAAATCGGTCTTAGGCGATCACTTCGATCACGCGACCGGCACCGATGGTGCGGCCACCTTCACGAATGGCGAAGCGCTGACCGGCTTCCATCGCGATCGGCTTGCCGAGTTCGATTTCCACCGCAAGGTTGTCACCCGGCATCACCATTTCCACGCCAGCCGGCAGGGTCAGGATGCCCGTAACGTCGGTCGTGCGGAAGTAGAACTGCGGGCGGTAGCCGGAGAAGAACGGCGTGTGGCGGCCACCTTCGTCCTTGGTCAGGACGTAGATTTCGGCCTTGGCCTTGGTGTGCGGCTTGATGGAACCGGTCTTGGCGAGCACGTGGCCGCGCTCGATGTCGTCCTTGGCCACGCCACGGAGGAGCAGGCCGACGTTGTCACCGGCTTGACCTTCGGGGAGGAGCTTGCGGAACATTTCCACGCCGGTCACGGTGGTCTTCTTGGTGTCGGTCAGACCCACGATTTCCACTTCTTCACCAACCTTGACCTTGCCGCGCTCGATACGACCGGTGGCGACGGTGCCACGACCGGTGATCGAGAACACGTCTTCGACGGACATCAGGAAGGGCTTGTCGATTTCGCGCTCGGGCTCGGGGATTTCGCTGTCGAGCGTGTTCATCAGCTCGGACACGGAGTCCACCCACTGTTGCTCGCCGTTCAGCGCACCCAGGGCCGAACCACGCACCACGGCGGCATTGTCGCCATCGTAGTTGTACTTGCTGAGCAGTTCGCGGACTTCCATTTCGACGAGCTCGAGGAGGTCTT is part of the Verrucomicrobiota bacterium JB022 genome and harbors:
- the rpoC gene encoding DNA-directed RNA polymerase subunit beta', whose amino-acid sequence is MSSTTDEIQNREIRDLLGFEKDQSFDQVSISIASPDTIRQWSRGEVKNPETINYRTFKPEPGGLFCQRIFGPVRDYECACGKYKRIKYKGVICDRCGVEVTISRVRRERMGHIELAVPCSHIWFLKSMPSRLGLLLDLTARNLERVIYYENYIVTDPGKTPLEEKQLLSEQDYQAAVDEYGEDAFEAEMGAGALRKVLERLDMQAEVDLLYEQMGNTRSKQIKKKLSKRLKVLQGFIQSESRPEWMVLEVLPVIPPDLRPLVPLEGGRFATSDLNDLYRRVINRNNRLKNLLMLKTPDVIIHNEKRMLQESVDALFDNGRHGRAVTGAGNRPLKSLSDMLKGKQGRFRQNLLGKRVDYSGRSVIVIGPDLKLHQCGLPKKMALVLFEPFIIRRLKELGFVHTVRGARKMIEKRSPEVWDILEEVTKGHPVLLNRAPTLHRLSIQAFEPTLIEGDAIRLHPLVCSPYNADFDGDQMAVHVPLSLEAILEAKLLMLSTNNIFSPSSGDPILTPSQDVVLGSYYLTLEPRFEPEDESKLPLFNDATEVLLAEADGVVFKHDWIRMKNPDYGRDTVHGKKDKKVIVTTPGRVLFSTIWPEILGFINFAVPKKKLGSLINDTYQHAGKEESILLLDRLKELGFRIATIAGISIGMEDMIIPPEKPDIVKRARDRIAEVAEQYRRGIITGGERYNKVIDIWTGATDEIAKAVFDQLNRNNGKKEVNPVFLMMDSGARGNKQQVRQLCGTRGLMAKPSGEIIERPILSSFREGLTVLEYFISTHGARKGLADTALKTADAGYLTRKLCDVAMDIIITEGDCGNRDGIWKHAIYEGDDEIVPLRDRITGRCSSNDIPNPLNPDELLAASGQLITAPMARRIEEMGIERVKIMSPLTHSRKNRLSAKAYGINPATNAVVEVGTAVGIIAAQSIGEPGTQLTMRTFHIGGIASALSQSAEIRVRHSGIVRFSGLRLVEVNNGAALVVLNKTGQVTIVDEKDRELENYNIPAGAVLGINDGDRIESGATLVQWDPFNVPILSEKEGLVRFRDMIPGVTVKRDVDPSSGRIATMVVEHREDLSPQVEVVDANGKLLATYAIPTGATVSVNEGDEIAAGSLLAKTPRQASKTQDITGGLPRVAELFEARRPKEAAEMAKIEGIVSMGGSVRGKKRLMVTDQETGQEEEHLIPHGKHIIVQPGDIVRKGQHITEGAADPHEILEILGPSAVQEYILSEIQKVYRMQGVTINDKHIELIISQMLRKVRITDPGDGDFFWGEQIDRETFLDENRRLEEAGGQPAEGEPIMLGITKASVETESFISAASFQETTRVLTEAATLGKIDKLEGFKENVIMGHLIPAGTGLPRYRRLKINTIGAAIPEEDVI
- the rpsG gene encoding 30S ribosomal protein S7, producing the protein MSRRRRAEKRELIPDPRYNSPLVSQLINVTMLDGKKSVALKIVYGAFERVSEELQKGDPVDLMLGALENIRPKLEVKSRRVGGATYQVPLEISFERQTSLALRWLVDAARSRRGPMRENLAAELIDAYNNTGTVVKKKDDTHKMAQANRAFAHLRW
- the rpsL gene encoding 30S ribosomal protein S12; translation: MPTINQLVRKPRVLQKEKSKSPALKSCPFRRGVCTQVMTRTPKKPNSAIRKVAKVRLTSGYEVIAYIPDEGHSLQEHSVVLVRGGRVKDLPGVRYHIVRGTLDCTGVDSRRRSRSKYGVKRPKPGAAPATKGKKK